ACCATAATCAACAATCCACTGAGACTCCATATCTAAGTCCGACATGTTCATAACGTCATCAACATACAACATATTCAATATTACTATGTCATGGTGATTAACTGATATCTTGTATTTTTAcctcttttaagctttcatttttATCACATTTAGGTTCATTTTGATTgcatttaaaagaatatattgCATTTGCATGTTATAGGTATTGGAGTGGTTGCTTAATGATTTTTGAGATGTTTGACGCTATTTAGAGTCAAAAGAAGTGAATAATGAACCTTAGGTGATTTGGACAACGAACTGAGAAACTAAGTGTCACAGTGTACATCTATAGGTGCTTTTGGTGGCCGTTGTGGATGAAACGTATTTGGTAGCGGCTTATTGTGGCAGCTTCAACACTTAGAAAAAGCTGCAAATTTTTGCATTGACCAATCTTTAACCAAGTTTTTACCCAAATTTTCTTGGGTCAACTTGGTTTGTTTTTTGAAAGCTTATAAAGAGGCATTTTAAGGGATGAAATTGTAAATTACATAAGCATAGAtttatcttaatttattttgatttcttttgttttagatttgaATCTTTTGTGAATCTTGTTTCTGTTTAaggatttattttgtttatcttATTGACATTTTTTAGTCTTTTGATTATGTGTATATCTAGAATGAGTTTAGGTGTTTTCATGAATATTAGTGAGTAGATTTCTTATAGCTTTTGAGTTTGGTAGATTAGGATGATTGATGCTTGATTTATGTTGTTTGGTgcttagtttatatatattcttactCGATTGATGTTCTTAATGCTAGTTTAGGTTTGATTAATTACAAATTTAGATTTTAAGATTTCATGCCCTGAAAGTATTCGATGAAATGCTTAAAACAATCTATCAATGTGCTTTACTTGCTTAGCCAATGGAAGTTTTTATTGATTACTGGGACTTGAGATTCATGCATACTTAATGGTAATTAACCAACGAAAATTGATATTACAAGCTTGATTAGCATAAGAGATTATCATGGAAATGGATTAGCTTAAATTAGTGATCTTAGGCCTACGAATTAGCAATGGTTAATAGTTTAAGCATCATAGGTTAGTATGGGACCATCCTAATCAATAACATTGAGTCAAGAGcttttatttcttgaattttcattggttgttctatttttttagaTCAGGGAATTTTGTGCATTTCTAGTGTCAATATATCTCTAATATTCTTAGGTTCGATCCTAAAGTGATATAATAACACAACATTCGATTGTAGTATTGACGTTAACCATAGAAGATTCAACGTGCTGTATATTCCCTTTGCCCATCTCATTAGCTCTCTTTTGAAAATGCATCTTGAAATGTCCTTACTCTTCACTTCTTGTTTTGACCACCTTGAATtaggttttcttttaaaaaatagagttttgCACATCTCTTTGGAGATTTAATATGGAACTCAGATTCGAGTTGCGGTAACAACATCCGTCAATGTCAAGGAAGACTTcatatatctcttatttatttatgtctttctttctttttgtccaAGAATTttcattagattttttttttaaattacaaagtACAGTAAAACAATTGAAAACTAAAAGAGACAAGAGAGACAGTTAGGAAAatgcagacacaagagagaTAGTTTGGTGAAGAGCATCCTTTGTTTTGATTACTTGTAGCAAGGATCACCCATTGTTTTGTGTTCTCTCAATAAACCTAATGTCTTAAACACATTGTTGAATCTTAAGTCTTCGATTCCAATTTTAGTTTCAAAGGTCACAGCTTTAAACTACCAGTTTGGTGAAAAACACACTCATTGACAGAGCCTTTATGGCCTGGGAGCTTATAACTAATGGTAATGGTTTTTTGTTTCGTTTAATGCAAGTGTTCATAAGACTCATTAGAATTCTAGCAATATCTAATGATAATAATTGTTAATTCTTAAATTCCAAAGTAAATGATTTAAGTgcatatatcaaaatatgtaTTTGTATAAACAAAGGTTAACCCTTTCAAAATGTTATACCTAATTATCATACACCATATGTCATATAGATATGCATCATATAAAAACAGTATGTGAAAATCACAAGAAAAACTTAGGAGAAATCATGGTTTCATGAAAAACAAGagcttcatttcttttttttatatttttgacgaGGAAAATCACCCCTACAAATCACCTCTACACATTTTAGGAAAGTAAAAGAATTACAAATATGTTTAGAATATTTTCATAACTgattttccaaatttttggaaattagttttttcttatccgtagaatgtACCTTCTACATTGTGTAGAAACCAGACAACTATTCTATAAGCATATTCTGCCATATGTAATCTTTTGAGTTGTGTCTAGATTTTGTATTCATAGAATTTTAGAATTACTCATAAAAATAGAAGAtgcattcaaaaaaatatagctATCTTCACAGTACATAGACTTTGTATTCCTCATaattagaattttatttaaattagattaACTTAATTAATTTGGAATTCATAACTTATTTAATCTACCAACCCAAAAGATGAAATCTACTTTTCCtagaacataatttaaaattttacattttaacaaGTTTTTCAACCAAAATACCAGTTTGTGTATATGAGTATTTcatctatttttaatattttttataattgttttattcacaaaactatttatttcattaagtaTGAAATGAAAAAGGTAAAAgagacaaaaaaatgtttatactAAAGGGTTGGTTCTCTGGTCAGGGTTGTTCAGTACTTTAGAAGGATTTGAGGGATTGATGGGAGCAAGGAATGTACGGGCTACTCTAACTCCCTTGCATGCAGAGATGGAGGCGCTACTATGggctatggaatgtatgagaaacttacgacaatttcagttacgtttgcaacggattgttctcaattagtgaagatggtttcagaaccagaagaatggccagcttttgcaagttatttggaagatattaagaGTCTGAAAGAAAGTTTCATACGATCAGAAATTATTCATGTACCTAGAacgcaaaatacaaaggcggataaCCTAGCACACAGTGTCAGGAAACAAACGTCtatcgtcgttcacatggatcaacatCTCCTAGTGTGGTTTACAgggtcaatatgagtctgtaatgttgttggaaaaaaaaaactaaagggACAATTGTCATTTTATTTTGGCAAATTTCCCAAACTAAAAAGACAAAACCCACTAAAAACCCAAATGGGTCAGATTTACAGTCCAGAGAACAACCCAAAATAGAaaccaatagtatttttttttttttgcttaactgTGAATATCATTTAAATGAAAAGGTTTACAAGCTTAGAGTTTATAAACAAGCTTTTGTTAGCTATGGCAAAAACAGGAAAAAACATGCTAACAAACTGAAAATCATTTTAGAAGGCGCTTAGGTTAAACCAACCAAAGGACCATGAGATGCTTGAACTCCTTCCGGGTCTTTCGAGCAGAAATTATGTTCCTGACATTCTTATCAACAAGCTTGAAGCGTTCCAGCTGAGTGAGCACCTTGTTGTTGAAAATCATGTCATTTCTTTCAGCCCAAATGTTGTAGATTATAGATTGGACTGCGATATTCCTCAGAGCTCTCTGTGACTTGCTGACATTCTGAGAACACCAAGCCAACAGCTGAGGCCAGGAGTCAAAAGTGGTGGTTGTACCAGACAACTTAGCTTGCATTCGTCTCCAGAGCTCCTTGGTGAAATCACATTCAGCAAATATATGATCTCTAGATTTATCCGAAGAGGAACAGAGGCAACATGAGATGGGCGTTAGCATTCCCCATGAAGCCAGTCGATTGCGGGTAGGCAACCTATCTAGAACAGAAACCCACATAGTGAAGGCATGCTTTGGAATATGACCTTTGAACCAAACCATCTTGTGCCATGAACGGATAGGCTGTCTTTCTCTGACTATGCTCCATGTTTTACTTGAGCTGAAAGTCTGAAGTTTATCTCCATCAACTGTCCATGAGAAGAAATCCGGTGATGCTTCAGAAGATGGAACATTGATCGTCGTTAGGAACACATGAAGGTTCATTGCCTCATCTGATCGTGGCGCAGGTAGATTCCACAGAGATCCCCTCACAGCCTCAGATACGGTTGCTGTCAGCTCGATCCTTAGGGCGCGAGGCCCAGAGGTTCCCATATAATCAATCAAGGGTCCCATCGGAGTCCATTGATCGACCCAGAAGCTTGCAGAGCGGCCATTGTTGATAGTACAAGTGATAAAGGGCCGGGCCAGAGGTCTGAGCTTAAGGAGCGAT
This genomic stretch from Brassica napus cultivar Da-Ae chromosome C9, Da-Ae, whole genome shotgun sequence harbors:
- the LOC106432076 gene encoding uncharacterized protein LOC106432076; the encoded protein is MGPLIDYMGTSGPRALRIELTATVSEAVRGSLWNLPAPRSDEAMNLHVFLTTINVPSSEASPDFFSWTVDGDKLQTFSSSKTWSIVRERQPIRSWHKMVWFKGHIPKHAFTMWVSVLDRLPTRNRLASWGMLTPISCCLCSSSDKSRDHIFAECDFTKELWRRMQAKLSGTTTTFDSWPQLLAWCSQNVSKSQRALRNIAVQSIIYNIWAERNDMIFNNKVLTQLERFKLVDKNVRNIISARKTRKEFKHLMVLWLV